In the Pelorhabdus rhamnosifermentans genome, GGGCGATAGCCAAGGTGGTTGTTACACTGGAAGGCAAGATTGTGTCAGACGGACAAAAACTTAAATTTGTGACAGACCGTTTTTTACTTAATCATGTTCTTGTTGGGAATATCGGCGGGACCATGCTGACGGAAATTCCCTTGCTTGATTTGAAGAAGCTGCCCTTTGGTACGACGATTCAGGATATTGTACTCGAAAATGGACAAATTGTTATTATAGCAGGAAATCATGCACAATAACGAGTAATCCATGAAGGGTCAAAGAATAAAGGTGGAGAAGATTGTGGCCTATCGATATAATAAAATATTTAAGGTGCTGGTCATTGTCGGACTTGTCGCAGCTTGTGGCATATGTGTACAAAGATTTCAGCTGGAACAAAATAATCGGACCGTGGAACTTGTCTTGGATTATGAAGACATTGTCGAGCTTTCTGAAGTGGAGGGCGTGTCCCTTGAATCACTCTTAGGTCAGTTTAAGGAAGCGGGGCTTACTTCACTTGCTGTCTATGATACGACGCTGGAAAAGTTAAACAAGAGTGGTAAGGTGACAGCTATACCTGGTGCAACGATTCTCCATCAGTATCGGGAAGGTACCTTAACAGATCCCTTCTGGCGGAATTTAGCTGTCAGCGGGAGAATCGCAGCGGCTGAGACCTATGTCATCGGTAACAATGATCAGGCTTTTGCTGAGGTTAAGAGTGATTTGGCGCGCCGCTTGAGTCCTGATCGGGTTGAACAGCTTGCGGATGGAGCTTTTCCGGTTTTAGCTGTGAAGGCTAATTACGAAAAAGTGGTTAAATGGAATTTGGGTTTGTCATCGGAGGAGATGCAAACTGTGGCAGCTCACGGGTATTATGTGGTGCCACGGCCAACGAATTATCTGAAGGTAAAGCCGGATGATGTTCAATCTGTATTTGACCGGATTCGTCCGATTGATCATGTATCATCTATTATGTTTTCTGGTGATGAAGTAACAGGCTATCCTGGCTTAATTTCGCAGGTAGCTCAGGAATTGAAAGCCAAAGATCTAACACTGGATATGATTGAGCATCCTTTGCAACTGCAATTTATGAAACAAGAAGGTTTACTTCCACTTGCCGTGTTGAATGACTACCGTTCAGCACGGGTCTATGTGATTCCTAAAGATGAGCAGCCCAAATTAAAATTGGATGAAGCGGTTCATCGCTGGTTGCTTACGGATGAAGAACGTAATATTCGCGTGAATTTATTGCGTAAATATGATATTCCCGCGCAAGGCATGACACTTCTTGAAACAAATTTAAAATATGTGCAAGGAATTCGTGATTTGCTTACGGAAAAGGGCTTTACTTTGGGTCGCGCTTCGGTGTTTCCTGTTTATTACCCGAGTCCTTGGCTGTTATCGCTGATTATTCTGGGGTGCTGGGCGGCTGTGTGTCTCTTAGTGTCAGCCATTCGGCCTGTTCCTGATAAATATCTCTATATGTTACTGATTGTGCCGACAGTCATTATGCTGGTTCCCATTTTAAAGGGCAGCGGCACTCTTGTTCGGCAGGCAGCGGCAACGCTCTCTGCTGTGACACTTCCTGTTCTTGCCATGACTTATCAATTGGACAGGTGGCGTGAAGACAAGGCCCAGGATTTTTCAATTGGTAAGATTTTGGGCAAGGGACTTTCGAATTTGGCCGTTGCTTTTGCGATTGCCATGGTGGGAGGCCTCTATGTAGCGGCTCTTCTGGGTGATGTGCGTTTTTTCCTTGAGATGGAAATTTATCGTGGCGTCAAGGTAACTTTTGTGCTTCCCCTTGTCTTGATTTTTATTGTTTATTTAACACGATTCAATTTGTTTCCTCAGATGAAGACCCAAAAAATTGGACCGCAACTTCGCCAATTACTCAATATGACAATTACCATGAAAAGTATGTTGGCACTGGCTGTTGTTGCTATCGTTGCTTTGGTTTATGTTGGACGATCAGGCCATACTGCGGGTGTTCCTGTGCCTAATTTCGAAGTGCAAGCACGAGCTTTTTTAGAAAATGTCTTGTACGCCAGACCCCGTGAAAAGGAATTTTTGATTGGTCATCCGGCATTTTTGTTGGCTGCTATGGCTTTTTATCAACGTTGGCCACGGTTTGTGCACTTTGCATTGACTATATGTGCTACGATTGGTTTGATGTCTCTTGTAGAGACATTTGCCCATATTCGGACGCCTGTCTTCATGTCTTTTGACAGAGGTATTAATGGCGTTGTGTTTGGCGCGGTGATTGGTGTGGTCGTTGTGCTTGGGGTACAGTTCATTCGTGTTCTGGTGAAACGGGCTGGAAGGAGAACTTTTTCTGATGAGTGAGATAGTCATATCGGGCTATTATGGCTTCGCCAATGCTGGCGATGAGGCCATGCTGGCTGCGATGATCGAGGCTTTCACTGATTTAGAGCCGAGTGTTTCGATTACAGTTATCTCAGGTAATCCGAAGGACACGCGTGAGCGTCATGGAGTCAAGGCTTTATATCGCCTCAATTATCCTAAAATATTTGCTGCTATTGCACGCTGCGATTTATTGATTAGTGGTGGCGGCAGTTTGCTGCAAGATGTTACAAGTGATCGCAGTATTTATTATTATTTGAGTATTGTTTTCATTGCTAAACATCTTGGCAAGCCTGTGATGCTTTATGCGCAAGGGATTGGCCCGGTGCGTAAGGCCATGGCGCAGGCTGCGATGCGTTACATTGGTAATAAGGTGGATTTGATCACCGTGCGTGACGAAGGTTCACGGGCGGAGCTTAAGTATTTGGGTGTGGATCAGCCGCCAGTTTTTGTGACAGCTGATCCTGTTCTTGCCATGCATCCTGTGGACAGACAGATTGGGCGGACAATTTTGCGCAAGTATCGTGTGGAAGGGGCCCGTCCAATTGTTGGTATTAGCGTGCGCGAATGGAAAGATTGGGGACATTATAAAACCGTTTTGGCTCAGACTGCCGACTATCTTGTGAGAAACTATCAGGCAAGAGTCGTGTTTTTGCCTATGCAGTGGCCTGATGATTATGAGGCCGCCCAAAAGGTAGTGAGTCATATGCAGGAATCAGCAACACTGCTTGAAGAAGAATATACGACAACTGAAATGTTATCTCTTGTGGGAAATTTGGACTTATTAATTGGTGTTCGTTTACACGCATTAATTTTTGCCGCTGTCATGCATGTGCCGCTGCTTGGTATTTCTTATGATCCGAAAATTGATCGTTTCTTAGAGACCATGTCTGTTCATCATGTTGGATCGCTCCAGTCTGTTACTTTTGAAGCCATGGTGAAGCATATTCAGGCTTTATGGCCGGAAATGCTGCAGTCCAACGACTCTCGGCAAGCGCGGATTAATGAATTACGTAATAAGGCTTTTTCCAATGCGGAACAGGCATTAGCATTAATTGATCACAAGTAAATAAAGGGGATGACTATTTGAAGAGATGGATGAGGGACGCATGTGGCATTACTGTCGGTGCTTTGCTTAGCGCTGTTGCTTTGAATATGTTTTTAATTCCTAATAAAATTGCTGCAGGCGGTATTACGGGACTTGCCATTGTTTTTCATTATTTATTTGGCGTGCCTGTTGGCATGACAAGTTTGGCCCTTAATATTCCGCTGTTTTTGATCGGCGTCAAGATGTTTGGCAAGCGCTATGGATTGAATACCTTGTTCGGAGCGGTTGTCTTGTCTTTTGCTATTGATGGTCTGGCCCCTTTTGTGCCGGTGCTCACAAATGATACGCTGCTTTCCTGTCTTTATGGCGGCGTTCTTGACGGGCTTGGTCTGGGGCTGGTGTTTAAATTTAACGGGACGACGGCTGGCACCGATTTGGGGGCAGCCATTATTAATAAACTTACAGGCATTAGCGTAGGTCAGGCACTACTTGGT is a window encoding:
- a CDS encoding DUF5693 family protein encodes the protein MAYRYNKIFKVLVIVGLVAACGICVQRFQLEQNNRTVELVLDYEDIVELSEVEGVSLESLLGQFKEAGLTSLAVYDTTLEKLNKSGKVTAIPGATILHQYREGTLTDPFWRNLAVSGRIAAAETYVIGNNDQAFAEVKSDLARRLSPDRVEQLADGAFPVLAVKANYEKVVKWNLGLSSEEMQTVAAHGYYVVPRPTNYLKVKPDDVQSVFDRIRPIDHVSSIMFSGDEVTGYPGLISQVAQELKAKDLTLDMIEHPLQLQFMKQEGLLPLAVLNDYRSARVYVIPKDEQPKLKLDEAVHRWLLTDEERNIRVNLLRKYDIPAQGMTLLETNLKYVQGIRDLLTEKGFTLGRASVFPVYYPSPWLLSLIILGCWAAVCLLVSAIRPVPDKYLYMLLIVPTVIMLVPILKGSGTLVRQAAATLSAVTLPVLAMTYQLDRWREDKAQDFSIGKILGKGLSNLAVAFAIAMVGGLYVAALLGDVRFFLEMEIYRGVKVTFVLPLVLIFIVYLTRFNLFPQMKTQKIGPQLRQLLNMTITMKSMLALAVVAIVALVYVGRSGHTAGVPVPNFEVQARAFLENVLYARPREKEFLIGHPAFLLAAMAFYQRWPRFVHFALTICATIGLMSLVETFAHIRTPVFMSFDRGINGVVFGAVIGVVVVLGVQFIRVLVKRAGRRTFSDE
- the csaB gene encoding polysaccharide pyruvyl transferase CsaB, with amino-acid sequence MSEIVISGYYGFANAGDEAMLAAMIEAFTDLEPSVSITVISGNPKDTRERHGVKALYRLNYPKIFAAIARCDLLISGGGSLLQDVTSDRSIYYYLSIVFIAKHLGKPVMLYAQGIGPVRKAMAQAAMRYIGNKVDLITVRDEGSRAELKYLGVDQPPVFVTADPVLAMHPVDRQIGRTILRKYRVEGARPIVGISVREWKDWGHYKTVLAQTADYLVRNYQARVVFLPMQWPDDYEAAQKVVSHMQESATLLEEEYTTTEMLSLVGNLDLLIGVRLHALIFAAVMHVPLLGISYDPKIDRFLETMSVHHVGSLQSVTFEAMVKHIQALWPEMLQSNDSRQARINELRNKAFSNAEQALALIDHK
- a CDS encoding YitT family protein, giving the protein MKRWMRDACGITVGALLSAVALNMFLIPNKIAAGGITGLAIVFHYLFGVPVGMTSLALNIPLFLIGVKMFGKRYGLNTLFGAVVLSFAIDGLAPFVPVLTNDTLLSCLYGGVLDGLGLGLVFKFNGTTAGTDLGAAIINKLTGISVGQALLGVDFFVITLAGFAFGKSELSLYALITLVVATQILDLVQEGRSSARAFIIMTSCPDAVGTAIMDELGRGVTYLSGRGGYTGEVREVVFCVVSPTEVSRMKELVHRLDEGAFVIVANAHDVLGEGFGSIQKL